The Silvibacterium dinghuense DNA window CTTCATCTTCGGCATCATGGTCTTCGCCGGATTGCGGCTGACAAACGTAGTCTCTCTGCACCGCATGGTGCGGGAGTATCGTGGCGCCCGTGACGTCGAAGTATTTTTGAAGAAGATCGGCCGGGGTTCGCTCGGCTGGCGGTTGAGCCAGGATGAGCGGCATGTCAGCATTGCGCTGGAACGGCCTGTGCTCGGCTACGGCGAGTGGGACTGGTGGCGCCGCGGCACATTGCGCCCGTGGGGACTATGGCTGCTGGGCTTCGGGATGTTCGGAATCCTGGGGCTGCTGGCTCTCGAGATGTTGCAGTTCGTGCCGGTCATCCGCGCGATCTGGTTTCCCATGGCGCGCTCCGACATCGAATATCTGAACCTGCGTCATGCGCTGGCCGCAGCGATCCTGCTCACCGCGGTCGACAACCTGCTGAATAACGCCATGATCCTGCCACTCCTGCTCATCATCGGCGGCATGAGCACCTGGGAATCCGCCGCATCCGAGGTTCAGGTCAGCATCGAAACGACCGAGGTATTCAAGATGGAACCAGAGGTGATGCGTCCACAGGAGCCGCGTCCAACCCTCGAAGGCTAGGGTATCTCGGCATGTGTTCCTAAAACGGAACACATGCCTGCATTGGTTACGAGCCGGTGCCCCGCAGGATAACTTCGGTTGTGCGAACCAGGATCTTCATATCCAGCCAGAAGCTCCAGTTCTCGACATAAGCCAGATCGAGGGCGACATAGCGCTCGAAGGAAGGATCCTGCCGGGCTCTGACCTGCCATAGGCCAGTCAGTCCTGGCAGCACTTCGAGACGGCGAAAATGTTCGATCTCGTACTGTTCCACCTCGCTGGCCAGCGGAGGCCGCGGCCCGACCAGGCTCATCTCACCCCGCAGCACATTCAGGAACTGCGGAATCTCGTCGAGACTGTACTTGCGCAAAAATGCGCCGACGCGGGTAATACGTGGATCGTTGCGCATCTTGAAGAGAATGCCGGTGCGCTCATTAAACGCCGCCAGGGCCTGCTTGCGCTTTTCCGCATCGGCAACCATGGTCCGGAACTTGATGCAGCGAAAGACACGGCCTTTCTTCCCAATGCGTGGCGAAACGTAGAAAGCCGGCCCCTGCGAATCGAGCTTGACCGCAATCATGAGAGCGAGCAGGAGCGGAAGCGAGACGATCAGCGCACAGGCCGCCAGAACGATATCGCACACACGCTTGAAAAAGTGGCTGATGACCTTCTCGTCGCGGCAATGCAGTGCAACCACGGGGAAATCGCCGACATACTCGATCGGAGCCTCATGGGTGATGCCGTCATACAGGCCGGGAATCACCAGGATCTCGAGGCTCATCTCCCGCGCCAGGTCGATAAGATCGCGGACAGTATCAAGGCTGCAGGCTTCGGCAATGATGATCTCGTCGATGAAATGCTGACGCGCAAGGCAGCGGATCTGGTCCAGCGTGCCGAGCATGGGCACGTCTTCGGAGGAGCACTGCGAGGGCGAGGAAGAGAGGTGCACAAAGCCCTTGAAGATCCGGCCCAGGTGGCGGCGCCGCATAATCTGCCGTTGGAGCGCCATGCCGATACCGTTGGCACCAAGGATGACCACGTTGCGCGCGTCGATTCCGCGCTCATAGCGCCGGATCATGACATAACGCCAGAAACCACGCGTGATACAGGTAAAGAGCGTGCCGAAGAACATGAGGCCGAATACGACGGCGCGCGAAGTGCTGCCCCCGTGGGTGGCATAGATCGCGCCGCATAGCAGCAGTCCGGCGGTGAGACCGCACTGTACTGTCTTGCGCTGCTCGTAGAGCACGCTGTAGTTCAGGCTGTGGCCATAAAGGCCCTGGTGATGGCTGACCAGCAGCAAGGCTGCGAGGTAGCAGCCGAGATATCCCATCTGCCAGGAAACCGGCACAGCGCCGCTCAACACCGAATGGATGCTGCCAGCATCCAGCAACCGCTCGAGGCCAATGCGCAGGGAAAGCAGCAGAGCGAGCAGGACCGCTGCAATGTCGGTAACCATCATCAGCGAGGTCGTCAGCGACGTGCGCAGCATCCTCCCCGAAACCAGGACACTCGCCCCGGCAGCTTTGCCGGCTGCCGGTTTGCTGCGCGGTAAATTACCAAGACTAATCGTTGCCATAGCAGGAATGCCTTCCGGAATGCCTGTCTTACGCCTCCGCCGCACAATGTATATCGGCAGCGAGACGGATTCAGGCATGGAGATCCAACAGCAGGGAAAACTTGCAGGGGAATTTACGGGGGGATGGATGCCGAAGAACGACGTGGACCGTGTCGAACACCCTCAGGGGCTTCCGTGACTTCGTGGAAATCTCTATCCCTGAGCGAGATACTTCGGCATGACAATGAGGCAAGGCTTCGCCAAAGTGAGTCCATGGCAAAGGACCGCTCACTGTTACAAACTGACCTGCCGGGACTGATGCTCTCGCCGGATATTCCCTGACCGGTCTCATTGCGCGTCTGGCGGCGCTGGGCCGAGATTGCGCCAGAAAAAGTGCGGGCAGCCAGCGGCAGCATATCTGCTGCATCGTGCCTGCCTTTTTCAATCTGCAATGACACTATCGGCTGCACCCGCTTGCTGCCATTCCCATTTGGTAACGAAGCAGCCTTTTCTAGTAACCGCAAGGATTTGCCCCATCCAGTGACCGCAGATATTTGTCACACTTATGGATACATTTGTCTAGATCCCGCACGGTTTTCCCTATTTCATGCATTTTCCTTAACAGGAGACGCGCACAACTGCTCGCAGGAAGAGGAGGTATTTGCGGCTCGCTCATGCGATTCGCATTACTTCCGGTTACCAATGGCTGAAGCGAGTCACTCTTGCAAATCGATAGGAACGAGTTACAGTACGTTTGTATTCAGGCCCCTTTAATTTTTCCCCCGAGGAGAATGTATGGGCTCCGTTTCCTTGTCTTCTGCTGCGCCTTTGTTCTTTCTGGAATCTTCTCGTGAGCATTTCCAGAAGGACTTCGATCGTCTGCCTTTCGGGTTCTCTCATCGCTTTGGCGCAGATCATCCCCTTTTTCAGCTCTCCAGGATGCGCCGGCTGATGGAGAATCCCATCACCCGCGCCGGGATCTATTTCGACTCCGGACAGGTGCAGGTGGATCAACGCTGGGATTCCGTACCGCGGCGGCCGCTCACCATGGAAGAGGCTTTCGACTCGATTGAGAACTCCGGCGCCTGGATGATCTTTCGCCGTGTCCATCTCGATCCGGATTACAACGACATCCTCGAAGAGTGCCTCAGAGATGTAAAAGCCCTGAGCGGACGCCGCATCGAGGAAGACCGCAAGAGCCAGGAAGCGATGATCTTCGTGACCTCACCGAACCGGATCACTTCCTATCACATCGACCGCGAGTGCAATTTCCTGATGCAGGTCCGCGGCACAAAGACAATCCACATCTTTAACCGCGATGATCGTGAAGTTACCCCGGAGCAGGAACTGGAAACCTTCTGGTCAAGAGATAACAACGCGGGTATCTACAAACAGCAGTATGAAGACCGGGCACATGTCTTCGCGATGCAGCCAGGAGATGGCGTGCATATTCCCGTGAATTCTCCGCACTGGCTGCAGAATGGCAACAACATCTCCATCTCGCTGAGCATCAGCTACCAGCAGAAGGACTCCAATCGAAAATATGTCTACCAGGCAAACTACTATCTGAGGAAGTTTGGCCTGCATCCCACTCCGCCTGGCCAGCATGCCATGCTCGATCGCGGGAAATCTCTGGCGATGGCTGGAGGTCTGCGTGTGAAAAAGCTGTTAGCGCGTCAGCCTCACTGATGACCGTTCCGAGTCAAGCGCTCTCTTAAAACTGGTCTCATGCGGTCATGCAGAATTTCTGCACTACTTATGAGACCGGTTCTCGTGACTTATCCCCCGCGCGTAACCACTTTCTGCGTCCGCAGGTGGTATTTCTGGCGTCTTCGCAGCATGCTAGACTTCGACCAAATCCTGCTGAGAAATAGGAAAAGCGGAGCAGATACCGCGAGGAGAATCGAGCGATGAGTGTGCTTTACAGCGATGAATACCTGGAAAAACTGAAACAGCTGGCGCACGAAAAAGCGCCTGAATACGCGGCGAACAAGCCTTTTCCGCATATCTATTTCGATGACTTTCTTCCCCTGGAAGCAGCCGAGGCGGCACTGCGTGACTTTCCCGAGCCCCGCCAGCTGCAGTGGACTGAATTCTCCAATCAGAACGAGAAGAAGCTGGCCTTCGACTTTGTAGAAAAGCTGCCCACCTCCGTGCGCGACGTGCTCTTCTTCATGAACAGCCGGCCGATGGTGCAGTTTCTCGAAGTACTTACCGGCATCAAAGGCGTAATTCCCGATCCCTATTTCGTCGGCGGCGGCCTGCACCAGATCAAGCGCGGTGGCCATCTCGAAGTACATGCCGACTTCAACTGGCACGAGCAGCTGCAGCTCGATCGCCGCATCAATGTGCTCATCTATCTGAACAAGGACTGGGAAGAAGAGTACGGCGGCCACTTCGAACTATGGAATCGTGAGATGACACGGGCAGATAGGAAGATCCTGCCGCTCTTCAACCGCTGCGCCATCTTCAGCACCACTGACTTCTCGTATCACGGACATCCCACGCCGCTGGCCTGTCCGCCGGATCGTTCGCGTAAATCGATGGCGACCTACTATTACTCGAATGGCCGCCCGGAAGAAGAGGTTACCGACTCGCACAGCACCATCTTCCTCCAACGCCCCGATGCTCCGGTCATCGCCGAGGCTAACGGCCGCAGTGGCGTAAAGAGCTTCCTGCACGCGGTCACACCACCCTTCATCGCGGACGCATACCGGAGCCGGCGCAAGTAGTCCCATCCTGCTTCCGATACAAAGGGGATCGCTTTCGCGATCCCCTTTTCTCTTCCCGCATGCCATCTAAATCCGGCGCACTTCGGGATAGCGCGAAACGACCTCTTCCATGCGCTGCGGTCCTGTATCGAGCACCTCGGCAAAAAATGCGAGCACCAGCTCGGCAAGAATACGTTGTGCTCCCCGCGCATCGATTGTCCCGGCCCCGGTCTTCGAGCGCAGCGGTGAGTAAAGCGGGCGATCGGTAAAGTTCCAGTGGCTTGCGCCCTCGATTGTCACGATGATGCCATCTGTCTCACGCATATGCTCCGCCACCGCGGCATAGTTGCGGCGATTCATCTCCCAGTAGCGCTGGACGCCCTCAGGCTGCGCAGCAGAATCGGCAGGCTCAACTTCAACTCCTTTCCCATAGATCACCGCCCACGGCTTCGCGAGGCCGTGGCGCAGCGTCTCGCCAAAGCTCCATCCATCGAGATTCAACGCCGCGCGAATGTGCGGTGAGCGTTGTGCGGCTTCCGCAGCCGCCGCTCCTCCGATGGAATGACCGAGAGCTGCGATCTTCGTCTCATCGATCGTTTGATACCAGGAACTTGTCGCATCATTACTGAGCGCGACCAGCCAGTCAGCGACGACAACCGTATCCTCCGCAAGAATGGCGGTGAACTGATCGGCGAGCGCGATGCCCTCTTCAATGCTGAGGTACGTGAAATCTCCCAGTGCAGGCGCCATGCGGCTATCGAATACGCGTCCATCGGGAAACGCGACCAGGCCGGAATAAAAGGTGTGATCGATGCTGGCCACGATGTAGCCGTGACTAGCGAGCTCCTGCATCAGAAAGGTGCTCTGCGTGCGCTGCCCGGTCCATGCGGGATTAAAGACGAGCAGCGGAAACGGACCGGCCTCTTTCACCACCGGAGCCTCTTGCAGCGGCTGTATCTGCAGCACACTGTGATGTGCAGACGCGCGCGTTACCTCCGCAGCCCGTCGGTAGACCGCATGCGGATAGTGTCCCTTCTGCGCCGGATACCACACCTGCACCATCAGCTCGCGCCGCCTGTTGATCGAGGTATATCCACCCTCTTCGTCCCGTGAAGAATCAACCATGTGTAGAATGCGGGTGCCCACAGCATAGCGGCCCGTCGGTCGCGGCAGGCGAAACATCGGAGCGAGCCAGTGCAAGCCACAGGAAGCAGCAAGCAGAAGCAACAGCATTGCAGCCACGGCGCACAGAGCAAGATGTCCAATCGGCAACACATGAATTCCAGCCGCGACAGCGCCCAGTGAAAACACCGCGGCATAGGCTGGATACATCTGCCAGTGCACGCCCTCGCGCCACAGATGCAACGCCAGCACCCCACAGGCAGCGGCAAGCGCCAGCCACAGCAGAGCAGGCATGGCTATCAGCGCAAGCAGCACGAGCAGAAGCGCCAGGACCAACAGCAGAGCAAAGGGCCTCATAGCGAGAACAGGAGCATCAGGAGGAGACTCCCTTGTACTCGATCAGCTTGCGCGGTCCCTGTCTGCGACGGCCAAGCTCGTAGCCGATCTGCCCGAAGAGAATCGGTATCTGCTGCAGCTGCGAATGCAGGCCATAGAGGAAAAGCGTGCCGCGATCATCAGACTTCCAGCGCGACTTCCGCGCAGAACGCAGTGAGAGCAGCAACAGAAGCGCGGTCCATGCGGCGAACGGCCACACGCTGCGCAGCAAGAGCGACAACAGAAGTGCCAGCAGCAGCGAGCCGGCCCAGAAACCGCCGCGACGGAAGTTGGCCACACGCACATCCTGCCAGAAGGGATCGCCGGTACGCCGAAAGCGGCCTGAAACTTCCGCGTAGGCATGCCCCGCCCGCACGGCGCGGCGCCAGTACTGGCGGAAGCGGCGCATCTCGAGGTCGTGCCCGGTCATCGGCGCATCGATATGCAGAATGCTGTAACCGAGCGCGCGCATGCGCCGGCAAAGCTCAGGCTCCTCGCCCGCAATCAGCGTTCCGTCATAACCGCCGGCGGCCTCAAGCGCCGCACGGCTCATCAGCACATCGCCACCGCAGAACTCCGCAGGACCGGGCGGATAGATCCAGTCCAGATCCAGGATGCGATTGTAGAGCGAGGCCTCCGGATGCAGCTCACGGCGGTGTCCCCAGACTGCGGCAATGTGATCATCCGCAGCAAGCGCAGCAAAGGCGCGGGCCGGAAAATCCGCATCCAGCACCGTGTCTCCATCGAGGAACAGCACGTACTCTGAAGCTGCCTCGCGCCAGCCTGCATTGCGCCCCAGAGCAGCCGTGGGATGCTCGGCATGCAGCGCAATCACCTTTGCGCCCATGGCAGATGCCGTTGCGACGCTGTTATCCGTCGAGGAAGAATCCACGTAGAGAATCTCGAGCGACGCCACA harbors:
- a CDS encoding sugar transferase, which translates into the protein MATISLGNLPRSKPAAGKAAGASVLVSGRMLRTSLTTSLMMVTDIAAVLLALLLSLRIGLERLLDAGSIHSVLSGAVPVSWQMGYLGCYLAALLLVSHHQGLYGHSLNYSVLYEQRKTVQCGLTAGLLLCGAIYATHGGSTSRAVVFGLMFFGTLFTCITRGFWRYVMIRRYERGIDARNVVILGANGIGMALQRQIMRRRHLGRIFKGFVHLSSSPSQCSSEDVPMLGTLDQIRCLARQHFIDEIIIAEACSLDTVRDLIDLAREMSLEILVIPGLYDGITHEAPIEYVGDFPVVALHCRDEKVISHFFKRVCDIVLAACALIVSLPLLLALMIAVKLDSQGPAFYVSPRIGKKGRVFRCIKFRTMVADAEKRKQALAAFNERTGILFKMRNDPRITRVGAFLRKYSLDEIPQFLNVLRGEMSLVGPRPPLASEVEQYEIEHFRRLEVLPGLTGLWQVRARQDPSFERYVALDLAYVENWSFWLDMKILVRTTEVILRGTGS
- a CDS encoding cupin domain-containing protein yields the protein MENPITRAGIYFDSGQVQVDQRWDSVPRRPLTMEEAFDSIENSGAWMIFRRVHLDPDYNDILEECLRDVKALSGRRIEEDRKSQEAMIFVTSPNRITSYHIDRECNFLMQVRGTKTIHIFNRDDREVTPEQELETFWSRDNNAGIYKQQYEDRAHVFAMQPGDGVHIPVNSPHWLQNGNNISISLSISYQQKDSNRKYVYQANYYLRKFGLHPTPPGQHAMLDRGKSLAMAGGLRVKKLLARQPH
- a CDS encoding 2OG-Fe(II) oxygenase, whose protein sequence is MSVLYSDEYLEKLKQLAHEKAPEYAANKPFPHIYFDDFLPLEAAEAALRDFPEPRQLQWTEFSNQNEKKLAFDFVEKLPTSVRDVLFFMNSRPMVQFLEVLTGIKGVIPDPYFVGGGLHQIKRGGHLEVHADFNWHEQLQLDRRINVLIYLNKDWEEEYGGHFELWNREMTRADRKILPLFNRCAIFSTTDFSYHGHPTPLACPPDRSRKSMATYYYSNGRPEEEVTDSHSTIFLQRPDAPVIAEANGRSGVKSFLHAVTPPFIADAYRSRRK
- a CDS encoding alpha/beta hydrolase family protein; protein product: MRPFALLLVLALLLVLLALIAMPALLWLALAAACGVLALHLWREGVHWQMYPAYAAVFSLGAVAAGIHVLPIGHLALCAVAAMLLLLLAASCGLHWLAPMFRLPRPTGRYAVGTRILHMVDSSRDEEGGYTSINRRRELMVQVWYPAQKGHYPHAVYRRAAEVTRASAHHSVLQIQPLQEAPVVKEAGPFPLLVFNPAWTGQRTQSTFLMQELASHGYIVASIDHTFYSGLVAFPDGRVFDSRMAPALGDFTYLSIEEGIALADQFTAILAEDTVVVADWLVALSNDATSSWYQTIDETKIAALGHSIGGAAAAEAAQRSPHIRAALNLDGWSFGETLRHGLAKPWAVIYGKGVEVEPADSAAQPEGVQRYWEMNRRNYAAVAEHMRETDGIIVTIEGASHWNFTDRPLYSPLRSKTGAGTIDARGAQRILAELVLAFFAEVLDTGPQRMEEVVSRYPEVRRI
- a CDS encoding glycosyltransferase, whose amino-acid sequence is MMLPALSVVVIGRNEGQRLVRCLDSVAALRSHVASLEILYVDSSSTDNSVATASAMGAKVIALHAEHPTAALGRNAGWREAASEYVLFLDGDTVLDADFPARAFAALAADDHIAAVWGHRRELHPEASLYNRILDLDWIYPPGPAEFCGGDVLMSRAALEAAGGYDGTLIAGEEPELCRRMRALGYSILHIDAPMTGHDLEMRRFRQYWRRAVRAGHAYAEVSGRFRRTGDPFWQDVRVANFRRGGFWAGSLLLALLLSLLLRSVWPFAAWTALLLLLSLRSARKSRWKSDDRGTLFLYGLHSQLQQIPILFGQIGYELGRRRQGPRKLIEYKGVSS